A single region of the Thermoanaerobacterium aotearoense genome encodes:
- a CDS encoding PTS sugar transporter subunit IIB yields the protein MLKIILFCSSGSSTSMLIGKIEEAAKARGIEVVVDAYPEAQMEKYVEEADVVLLGPQVKFILPKAKKICSEKGVPVDVINPVVYGMMDGEKVLDQALSMANK from the coding sequence ATGCTTAAGATTATTCTATTTTGCTCTTCAGGTTCATCCACAAGCATGTTGATTGGAAAAATTGAAGAAGCAGCAAAAGCGAGAGGCATAGAAGTTGTTGTCGATGCATACCCTGAGGCACAGATGGAAAAATACGTAGAAGAAGCTGATGTGGTTCTCTTAGGCCCACAGGTAAAATTCATCTTGCCAAAAGCAAAGAAAATATGCAGCGAAAAAGGTGTGCCTGTAGATGTGATAAATCCAGTCGTCTACGGCATGATGGATGGGGAAAAAGTGTTAGACCAAGCTTTAAGCATGGCTAATAAATAG
- a CDS encoding glycine/betaine/sarcosine/D-proline family reductase selenoprotein B — protein sequence MIKAVQFLNQVQAGYGTDEKMNMEPQSQFGAIGLGMLLKNTMMRNGGDIIGTVICGDNYFLENKDEAIEKLLSMIKAFNPDVVICGPALNYKRYGDCCGYLTEAVIEKLNIPAFAAMSKDNTGTELFRKKIYIIETPNRGGIGLNDSLRKISKFAVKLAQGQPIGSPEEEGYFPQD from the coding sequence ATGATTAAAGCGGTACAATTTTTAAATCAAGTTCAAGCAGGATACGGAACAGATGAAAAAATGAATATGGAACCTCAATCTCAGTTTGGTGCTATAGGATTGGGCATGCTTTTGAAAAACACCATGATGAGAAACGGCGGTGACATAATTGGCACTGTAATTTGTGGTGATAACTATTTTCTTGAAAATAAGGATGAAGCTATTGAAAAATTATTAAGCATGATAAAGGCGTTTAATCCAGATGTTGTTATATGCGGCCCCGCATTAAACTACAAAAGATACGGTGATTGCTGTGGATATTTGACAGAAGCTGTCATAGAGAAATTAAATATTCCTGCGTTTGCGGCTATGTCAAAAGACAACACAGGCACAGAATTGTTCAGAAAAAAGATATACATCATAGAGACTCCAAACAGGGGTGGTATAGGCCTAAACGATTCATTAAGAAAGATATCAAAGTTTGCAGTAAAGTTGGCTCAAGGGCAGCCTATAGGATCTCCTGAAGAGGAAGGATATTTTCCGCAAGATTAA